The proteins below are encoded in one region of Parvicella tangerina:
- a CDS encoding ATP-binding protein, which yields MNNKEYLNVLNSLKEGFQILDKDLKYVFLNRAAEQHSRMPPDSLIGRKMTECYPGIEKTKLFELIQDTLNNKRHNELDNEFFYPSGEKGWFKLSIQYSNERIFIVSHDITELVNKNKELEQFSYITSHDLQEPINSIISFVRLLEKDKEKMSPMSLKSIEVIAKSANRMKDFVVSLLEFSKVGAEKEKAEVNIENLVNNLKVDLHSLIEQSQATVNYQGGPITLMAFESDLTKLFQNLIVNGIKYTKEGIRPVVTIDVEEMHEKYKFSVTDNGIGIAEEQHHKIFEVFRRLHARDEYSGTGIGLAHCKKVAELHSGEIWLTSEPGKGSTFYFTISKR from the coding sequence GTGAACAACAAGGAATACTTAAACGTTTTAAACTCTTTGAAAGAAGGATTTCAGATTCTTGACAAGGATTTAAAGTATGTTTTTTTGAATAGAGCAGCAGAACAGCACAGTAGAATGCCACCAGACAGCCTGATTGGTCGTAAAATGACGGAATGCTATCCTGGTATCGAGAAAACCAAACTTTTTGAATTGATTCAGGACACCTTAAATAACAAAAGACACAATGAATTAGACAATGAGTTTTTTTATCCGAGTGGCGAAAAAGGATGGTTCAAGTTATCTATTCAGTACTCAAACGAACGTATCTTTATTGTTTCTCATGACATCACTGAACTCGTGAATAAAAACAAGGAACTGGAACAGTTTTCATACATAACTTCTCACGATCTCCAGGAGCCTATTAATTCCATTATCTCATTTGTTCGATTGCTTGAAAAAGACAAAGAGAAAATGAGTCCGATGAGTCTTAAAAGTATTGAAGTAATTGCAAAATCTGCCAACAGAATGAAAGACTTCGTGGTATCCCTTCTGGAGTTTTCTAAGGTTGGGGCAGAAAAAGAAAAGGCAGAAGTCAATATTGAAAATTTAGTAAACAACTTAAAAGTAGACCTACACAGTCTTATTGAGCAAAGTCAGGCAACGGTTAATTACCAGGGAGGACCAATAACACTGATGGCATTTGAATCTGACTTGACCAAGTTATTTCAAAACCTCATTGTCAATGGTATCAAATACACCAAAGAAGGAATTCGTCCTGTAGTCACTATAGACGTTGAAGAAATGCATGAGAAATACAAATTTTCTGTCACAGATAACGGCATCGGAATAGCTGAAGAACAACACCACAAGATCTTTGAAGTGTTCAGAAGATTACATGCCCGTGACGAATATTCAGGAACAGGGATTGGACTTGCGCATTGCAAAAAAGTAGCAGAATTGCATAGCGGTGAGATCTGGTTGACTTCTGAACCTGGCAAAGGATCTACTTTCTATTTTACCATATCTAAACGTTAA
- the thrS gene encoding threonine--tRNA ligase, with protein MIKITLPDGSVREFDGAVTSMDVAKDISEGLARNVLAAKVNGEIWDLMRPINEDASVSLLTWNDDGGKSTMWHSSAHLLAEALEFFYPGIKLAIGPPIENGFYYDVDFGDYEFTEKDLKKVEDKMLELARQKNEYVRQEISKADAIKYYQEKDDEYKLELLEDLEDGNITFYTQGNFTDLCRGPHIPHTGYIKAVKLMSIAGAYWRGDETRQQLTRVYGITFPKAKELKEYLEMLEEAKKRDHRKLGKELGLFTFSQKVGMGLPLWLPKGTAVRDRLIDFMKEAQIKSGYSPVATPHIAHKDLYVCSGHYEKYGEDSFQAIKTPHEGEEFLLKPMNCPHHCEIFKAEPKSYKDLPVRFAEFGTVYRYEQSGELHGLTRVRGFTQDDAHIFCRPDQVEEEFKKVIDLVLYVFKALDFENFTAQVSLRDPNKAEKYIGSNENWEKAEAAIIKATEEKGLPTVIEYGEAAFYGPKLDFMVKDALGRSWQLGTIQVDYNLPERFELEYTGSDNQKHRPVMIHRAPFGSLERFIAVLIEHTSGKFPLWLNPDQYTILPISEKYNDYANEVLNLLKNYDIRGLVDDRNEKIGKKIRDAEVNKIPYMLIVGENEASENKVAVRRQGDGDLGVFTIEEFAGIINKEIDEKLIKFN; from the coding sequence ATGATTAAGATAACTTTGCCAGACGGTAGTGTAAGAGAGTTTGATGGTGCGGTTACATCTATGGATGTAGCAAAAGACATCAGTGAAGGACTTGCGCGCAATGTGCTCGCAGCCAAGGTTAACGGAGAAATCTGGGACCTCATGCGTCCAATCAACGAAGATGCTTCGGTCAGTTTGTTAACCTGGAATGATGATGGAGGTAAATCTACCATGTGGCATAGTTCTGCTCACCTTTTAGCTGAAGCACTTGAGTTCTTTTACCCAGGGATTAAGTTAGCTATTGGTCCTCCGATTGAGAATGGTTTCTACTACGATGTTGATTTTGGCGATTACGAGTTCACTGAGAAAGACTTGAAAAAAGTTGAAGATAAAATGCTCGAACTTGCCAGACAAAAGAACGAATATGTGCGTCAGGAAATCAGCAAGGCTGATGCCATCAAATACTATCAAGAAAAAGATGACGAGTATAAGCTCGAGCTTTTGGAAGACTTGGAAGACGGCAATATTACGTTTTACACGCAAGGAAACTTCACTGATTTATGTAGAGGACCTCATATTCCTCACACAGGGTATATCAAGGCGGTTAAGTTGATGAGTATTGCTGGTGCTTACTGGAGAGGTGATGAAACTCGTCAGCAGTTAACACGAGTTTATGGGATTACATTCCCAAAAGCGAAAGAGCTGAAGGAGTATTTAGAGATGCTTGAAGAAGCGAAGAAAAGAGACCATCGAAAACTAGGTAAAGAACTTGGTTTGTTTACCTTCTCGCAAAAAGTTGGAATGGGATTGCCCCTATGGCTTCCAAAAGGAACAGCGGTAAGAGACCGTTTGATCGACTTTATGAAAGAGGCGCAGATCAAATCAGGTTATTCACCGGTAGCTACTCCTCACATTGCGCACAAGGACTTGTATGTTTGTTCAGGGCACTATGAAAAATATGGAGAAGACTCTTTTCAAGCAATAAAAACGCCACATGAAGGTGAGGAATTTTTATTAAAACCAATGAACTGTCCGCACCATTGTGAGATTTTTAAAGCAGAACCAAAATCCTACAAGGATCTACCCGTTAGATTTGCAGAGTTTGGAACCGTTTACAGGTACGAGCAAAGCGGAGAGCTTCATGGACTCACAAGAGTAAGAGGCTTTACACAGGATGATGCACATATTTTCTGTCGACCTGACCAAGTTGAAGAAGAATTCAAGAAAGTGATTGACCTTGTTTTATATGTTTTCAAAGCTCTGGATTTCGAGAACTTTACTGCTCAAGTATCCTTGAGAGATCCAAATAAGGCGGAGAAATATATTGGAAGTAATGAGAATTGGGAGAAAGCGGAGGCTGCTATCATCAAAGCCACAGAAGAGAAAGGATTGCCAACGGTAATTGAGTATGGTGAAGCTGCTTTCTATGGTCCAAAATTAGATTTCATGGTGAAAGATGCTTTGGGTAGAAGCTGGCAGCTTGGAACTATTCAGGTTGATTATAACCTTCCGGAACGTTTTGAACTGGAATATACTGGGTCTGACAATCAAAAACACCGACCAGTTATGATCCACCGAGCCCCATTTGGATCGCTAGAAAGATTCATTGCAGTGCTTATTGAGCATACATCAGGTAAGTTTCCTTTATGGCTAAACCCTGATCAATATACCATACTTCCTATTAGTGAGAAGTATAATGATTATGCAAATGAAGTTTTGAATTTGCTTAAAAATTACGATATTCGCGGTCTTGTTGATGACCGCAACGAAAAAATAGGCAAGAAAATTAGGGATGCTGAAGTAAATAAAATCCCTTATATGCTTATTGTTGGAGAGAATGAAGCTAGTGAAAACAAAGTAGCTGTGAGACGTCAGGGAGACGGAGATTTGGGAGTTTTCACAATCGAAGAATTCGCTGGAATCATCAACAAGGAAATTGACGAGAAATTAATAAAGTTTAACTAA
- a CDS encoding OsmC family peroxiredoxin, with protein MSARKAKATWSGTLKEGNGKMKFNNYDGPFTFASRFEDGEGTNPEELVGAAHAGCYSMFLSALLSAEELSPKSIETNATVTLEKDDIGPNITAINLNCTVTCEGLTQEKFEELASAAKDKCPISRLYAGGTATIHLDAKLTSA; from the coding sequence ATGTCAGCAAGAAAAGCAAAAGCCACTTGGAGTGGCACTTTAAAAGAAGGGAATGGAAAAATGAAATTCAACAACTATGACGGACCGTTTACCTTCGCTTCCCGTTTTGAGGACGGTGAAGGAACAAACCCCGAAGAATTGGTTGGAGCTGCTCACGCTGGTTGCTATTCTATGTTTCTTTCCGCACTGCTAAGCGCAGAAGAATTAAGTCCGAAAAGTATAGAAACAAATGCCACTGTAACTCTTGAAAAAGATGATATAGGACCTAACATTACCGCCATTAATTTAAACTGTACCGTAACTTGTGAAGGGTTAACACAAGAAAAATTTGAGGAGTTAGCATCGGCAGCTAAAGATAAGTGTCCGATATCAAGACTTTATGCCGGTGGTACAGCAACAATTCATTTAGATGCTAAATTAACGTCTGCATAA
- the rpmI gene encoding 50S ribosomal protein L35 — protein MPKMKTVSSAKKRFKFTGTGKIKRKHAYKSHILTKKAKKRKRNLTKTGLISKEDLASVKKQLCA, from the coding sequence ATGCCTAAAATGAAAACAGTATCCAGCGCTAAGAAGAGATTTAAATTCACTGGCACTGGAAAAATCAAAAGAAAGCATGCTTATAAAAGTCACATCTTGACTAAGAAAGCTAAAAAAAGAAAGAGAAATCTTACTAAAACTGGCTTGATTAGTAAAGAAGACTTAGCAAGTGTGAAAAAGCAATTATGTGCTTAA
- a CDS encoding response regulator, whose protein sequence is MQSLNRIMLVDDDSDTNYFNQYILDEEGIADNIVVFQHAIKALDYLKEGNEKVDLILLDINMPVMNGWEFLQEYEQLDDQLKATIVVVMLTSSVNYEDKKRADQLKSIDKFVNKPLTPELVTEILALF, encoded by the coding sequence ATGCAAAGCCTAAACAGAATTATGCTCGTTGATGACGACTCAGACACCAACTATTTTAACCAGTATATTTTAGACGAAGAAGGAATTGCTGACAATATTGTTGTCTTTCAACACGCCATCAAAGCTCTTGACTACCTCAAGGAAGGCAATGAAAAGGTAGACTTGATTCTTCTAGACATTAATATGCCAGTAATGAACGGTTGGGAGTTTTTGCAAGAGTATGAACAATTAGACGATCAACTAAAGGCGACTATCGTTGTTGTAATGTTAACCTCCTCTGTAAACTACGAGGACAAAAAAAGAGCAGACCAATTGAAGTCGATCGACAAGTTTGTAAATAAACCGTTGACACCAGAATTAGTTACCGAAATTTTGGCATTATTTTAA
- a CDS encoding YqjF family protein, with the protein MTILEILNTTEHRPWKIPTGKWKFYQEWNNVVFLHYQVDLIELKKFVPEELEVDLFEGKPWISVVAFTMEKIRPKNLPSFPPISDFDEINIRTYVKSHGKTGVYFLSIEGGKNLSCKVAKGISELPYRFSKIKRTEHKYRPQNSELNDRLDIEYKIGKEQTVKSELDKWLTERYALFQDTGDSINEFEIHHLEWPINEIELQSLDINYPRFVKLINEKPSKTHYSRGVQVIAWGKIKKEKTSYNNTYRQ; encoded by the coding sequence TAAATACTACTGAACATAGACCTTGGAAAATTCCAACGGGCAAATGGAAATTCTATCAAGAGTGGAATAATGTAGTATTTCTTCATTATCAGGTTGACTTGATTGAATTGAAAAAATTTGTTCCTGAAGAACTGGAAGTTGACCTCTTTGAAGGTAAACCATGGATCTCAGTAGTTGCCTTCACAATGGAAAAGATAAGACCTAAAAACTTACCCAGTTTTCCACCAATATCAGATTTTGACGAAATCAACATTCGGACTTATGTAAAGTCACATGGTAAAACTGGAGTTTACTTCTTGAGTATCGAAGGTGGGAAAAATTTATCCTGCAAAGTCGCAAAAGGAATTTCAGAACTTCCATATCGATTTTCAAAGATAAAAAGGACTGAGCATAAGTATCGACCACAGAATTCGGAACTCAACGACCGCCTTGATATTGAGTATAAAATAGGAAAAGAACAAACTGTGAAATCCGAATTGGACAAATGGTTGACTGAGAGATATGCTCTATTTCAAGATACTGGCGACTCGATTAACGAATTTGAAATACACCATTTGGAATGGCCTATAAATGAAATTGAACTACAGAGTTTGGATATTAATTATCCAAGGTTTGTAAAATTGATCAATGAGAAGCCGAGCAAAACACATTATTCCAGAGGCGTACAAGTTATTGCATGGGGGAAAATAAAAAAAGAAAAAACTAGCTACAACAACACTTATAGGCAATAG
- the infC gene encoding translation initiation factor IF-3: MNERIRIPEIRLVGDNVEGGVMPTAKALQIANEMELDLVEISPNAKPPVCKIIDYKKFLYEQKKKQKELKAKQQKVTVKEIRFGPNTDDHDFEFKLNHAKKFLSEGAKLKVYVFFKGRTIVYKDRGEILLLRFAQEVEDLAVVEQMPQMNGKKMIMLFAPKKKK, encoded by the coding sequence ATCAACGAACGTATTAGAATCCCTGAAATCAGATTAGTTGGAGACAATGTAGAAGGCGGAGTTATGCCTACTGCAAAAGCGCTTCAGATTGCAAACGAAATGGAATTGGACTTGGTGGAGATTTCTCCCAATGCCAAGCCACCTGTTTGTAAGATCATTGATTACAAGAAATTCCTTTATGAGCAAAAGAAAAAGCAGAAGGAGTTAAAAGCTAAACAACAGAAAGTTACGGTTAAAGAAATTCGTTTCGGACCTAACACTGATGACCATGATTTTGAATTTAAGCTGAATCATGCTAAGAAGTTTTTGAGTGAAGGCGCTAAACTAAAAGTTTACGTATTCTTCAAAGGGAGAACGATTGTATATAAAGACAGAGGTGAGATCCTATTGTTGAGATTTGCTCAGGAAGTGGAAGATTTAGCAGTAGTAGAACAAATGCCTCAGATGAACGGCAAGAAAATGATCATGCTGTTCGCACCAAAAAAGAAAAAGTAA
- a CDS encoding ChaN family lipoprotein: MKYFIGSIFCFVITLYSAQDAAYQIFTGKGKKANFKKMTKQIWDADVVLFGELHDNPIAHWLQYEVGKYLLENGEEIIFGAEMFERDEQEFLTQYMKDEITAEQFDSIAGLWNNFFTDYLPVVDLAKEFDADFIATNIVRKYASQVYKQGLESLEGLSEDEKKDIAPLPIPFDINVPCYQKMLEMMGGHGGENFPKAQAIKDATMAHFIVTNFTTGEGNVFYHLNGSFHSDNKEGIGWYINQYAPALKVFNISVVLQSDVSKLEEEYLGIADFIIVVDEDMTSTY, from the coding sequence ATGAAATATTTCATCGGATCAATCTTCTGCTTTGTCATTACTTTATACTCCGCTCAAGATGCGGCTTATCAGATTTTTACAGGGAAAGGAAAGAAAGCAAATTTCAAGAAAATGACTAAACAAATTTGGGATGCTGATGTGGTGCTTTTTGGAGAACTTCATGATAATCCTATTGCGCATTGGTTGCAATATGAAGTTGGGAAGTATTTGTTAGAGAATGGTGAGGAGATCATCTTTGGTGCAGAAATGTTCGAACGTGATGAGCAGGAGTTCTTGACGCAATACATGAAAGATGAAATTACGGCAGAGCAGTTTGATTCAATTGCAGGTCTTTGGAATAATTTCTTTACCGATTACTTGCCCGTTGTGGACTTAGCCAAGGAGTTTGATGCAGATTTTATCGCAACGAACATTGTGAGAAAGTATGCTTCGCAGGTCTATAAACAAGGGTTGGAGTCACTAGAAGGTTTGTCAGAAGATGAGAAAAAAGATATTGCTCCGTTACCCATCCCGTTTGATATTAACGTGCCTTGTTACCAAAAAATGTTGGAGATGATGGGAGGACATGGAGGGGAGAACTTCCCTAAAGCTCAGGCTATTAAAGATGCGACCATGGCTCATTTTATTGTGACGAATTTTACAACGGGAGAGGGTAATGTCTTTTACCACCTTAACGGAAGTTTTCACTCAGATAACAAAGAGGGGATTGGGTGGTATATCAATCAATATGCCCCAGCACTAAAGGTGTTTAATATATCAGTGGTACTGCAAAGCGATGTCTCGAAGTTGGAAGAGGAATACTTGGGTATAGCAGATTTTATCATCGTTGTGGATGAAGATATGACAAGTACCTATTAA